A single genomic interval of Chitinophaga sp. 180180018-3 harbors:
- a CDS encoding RNA polymerase sigma-70 factor, with the protein MEQGAINLLFYRFTESNDQEAFKRFYNMFFVTLLRFCFSLVKSKEVAEEIANDVFMHCWQKRDTLREVKNPSVYLFVVAKNRIIDYKRRMATQRQVAISEEDKVTIAFDSDPEQLMISAEMKRKLESTIQQLPPRCRMVYIMVKQYGLKYKEVATLLNLSVKTVENQLAIAIKRLTLSISFTLENQH; encoded by the coding sequence ATGGAGCAGGGGGCAATTAATCTTTTATTTTACAGGTTTACAGAGAGCAATGATCAGGAAGCATTCAAACGCTTTTATAACATGTTTTTTGTGACCTTGCTGCGTTTTTGCTTTTCGCTTGTCAAATCAAAAGAAGTAGCAGAAGAAATTGCCAATGATGTATTCATGCATTGCTGGCAGAAACGGGATACCCTGCGGGAAGTAAAAAATCCCAGTGTATATCTTTTCGTGGTGGCAAAGAACAGAATCATCGATTATAAGCGTAGAATGGCTACTCAACGGCAGGTGGCTATTTCAGAAGAAGATAAGGTAACCATTGCTTTTGATAGCGATCCTGAGCAACTGATGATTTCTGCAGAAATGAAAAGAAAACTGGAGTCAACAATTCAACAACTTCCACCCCGCTGCCGGATGGTCTATATCATGGTGAAACAATATGGGCTTAAATATAAAGAAGTAGCTACCCTCCTTAACCTCTCCGTAAAAACCGTTGAAAACCAGCTGGCCATCGCCATAAAACGTCTTACCCTCAGTATCAGCTTCACACTGGAAAATCAGCACTAG
- a CDS encoding ChbG/HpnK family deacetylase: MSLRNISPDTRLFIVQADDAGLLQSVNQSIISAFERKVTHSASIMAPCPFFDEIAANNIQLTSWKEIGENI; the protein is encoded by the coding sequence ATGTCGCTTCGTAATATTTCTCCCGACACGAGGTTATTCATTGTTCAGGCCGATGATGCAGGATTATTGCAGTCGGTTAATCAGTCGATTATCAGTGCTTTTGAGCGTAAAGTCACCCATTCGGCGTCCATCATGGCGCCCTGTCCGTTTTTTGATGAGATAGCGGCCAATAATATACAACTGACCAGCTGGAAAGAAATCGGGGAAAATATCTGA
- the tmk gene encoding dTMP kinase has product MKHHKFIAVEGLDGSGKSTQIDLLTKYLESKNEKTRFIHFPRSSEGMFGELIAKFLRGEFGDVKSVHPQLVALLFAEDRKEFAATINEWLNEGCFVLVDRYVMSNIAFQCAKLHSEEEKRYLRNWINEFEYVYNKIPQPQFSIYLDVPFSFVESALAKRRANENREYLQGKDDIHEKDNSLQLAVKKEYEALLAIDPSITGINCANAAQQMRPVAEIHAEIVKLVNSQVKR; this is encoded by the coding sequence ATGAAGCATCATAAATTCATTGCAGTAGAAGGACTGGACGGTTCCGGTAAATCAACGCAGATCGACCTGCTTACAAAATACCTGGAATCAAAAAATGAAAAAACCAGGTTCATTCACTTCCCCCGGAGTAGCGAGGGCATGTTTGGCGAATTGATCGCCAAATTTCTGCGCGGTGAATTTGGTGATGTAAAAAGTGTACATCCTCAGTTGGTGGCATTGTTATTTGCGGAAGACCGTAAGGAATTTGCTGCTACCATCAATGAATGGCTGAACGAAGGCTGCTTCGTGCTGGTCGACCGGTATGTGATGTCGAATATTGCATTCCAGTGTGCTAAACTGCACTCCGAAGAAGAAAAAAGATATCTCCGCAATTGGATCAATGAATTTGAATACGTATATAACAAAATTCCCCAGCCTCAATTTTCCATCTACCTGGATGTGCCATTCTCATTTGTTGAATCGGCACTGGCAAAAAGAAGGGCCAACGAAAACCGGGAGTACCTGCAGGGAAAAGATGATATACACGAAAAAGATAATTCGCTGCAGCTGGCTGTAAAGAAGGAGTATGAAGCTTTACTGGCAATAGATCCGTCTATTACAGGTATCAACTGTGCCAATGCTGCTCAGCAAATGCGCCCGGTGGCGGAGATCCATGCAGAGATCGTAAAACTGGTTAACAGCCAGGTAAAACGCTAA